The proteins below come from a single Eucalyptus grandis isolate ANBG69807.140 chromosome 3, ASM1654582v1, whole genome shotgun sequence genomic window:
- the LOC120292159 gene encoding serine/arginine-rich splicing factor RSZ22-like: MARVYVGNLDSRVTERDLEDEFRTFGIIRSVWVARRPPGYAFIDFDDHRDAQDAIRELDGKNGWRVELSHNSSGGRGGRGGRSGGSDLKCYECGEPGHFARECRLRVGSRRRRSRSRSRSRSRSRSPRYRRSPSYGRRSYSPRGRSPRRRSLSPRGRSYSRSPPFRARDEVPYANGNGRDRRRSRS; this comes from the exons ATGGCACGGGTATATGTTGGTAACCTGGATTCTCGTGTTACAGAACGGGATCTTGAGGATGAGTTTCGCACATTTGGAATTATAAGAAG TGTGTGGGTCGCCCGAAGACCACCGGGATAtgcttttattgattttgatgaccaTAGGGATGCACAAGATGCGATCCGTGAGCTAGATG GTAAAAATGGCTGGAGAGTTGAGCTCTCTCATAACTCTAGTGGTGGACGTGGTGGTCGTGGTGGTCGATCTGGTGGTTCTGATTTGAAGTGCTATGAATGTGGTGAGCCTGGACACTTTGCTCGGGAGTGCCGCCTGCGTGTGGGTTCACGACGACGTCGAAGtcgcagccgcagccgcagccgcagccgcagtCGCAGTCCAAGATACCGCAGGAGCCCAAGCTATGGTCGAAG GAGCTACAGCCCACGTGGTCGATCTCCAAGACGTCGCAGTCTCTCTCCTCGTGGTCGCAGCTATAGCAGGTCGCCCCCATTCCGCGCCCGTGACGAAGTGCCATATGCTAATGG CAATGGTCGTGATCGTCGCCGAAGCAGGAGCTGA
- the LOC104439485 gene encoding LOW QUALITY PROTEIN: ninein (The sequence of the model RefSeq protein was modified relative to this genomic sequence to represent the inferred CDS: inserted 1 base in 1 codon) yields the protein MDKNKNRTDLLAAGRKRLQQFRQKKDGKSSSSHGKSSKKLGKSEQNETDPDVMPTSSTPPTVVHNAEVESGSQLPESEVGAEHRTVPQGSEDAAASPDVSIATHGSSSIPPSTASNGRESEFAQVAESPEAVSVTTVDEELGADSSSLNEGESTGREMLEVLDSNAKMAQTNTFFSVSDILPANIGDASEGTTALVGREMLIGENQKESPKSKMLNGENQEALVLEHKHDVDVPLIHQEVVQASDDADGLGMEHHDGGENLELEGNHTSSMPEPGESFAKLTPGEVKEAASATGEVVEADIVHAEPSAKNESDELTAPSLPASDPHQVLDITPEYPNQQEEQVTDNGNSNMSLASGEQGVFEDEPDNDDVKAAKSSEGYQQHYALVGSIEDKDMSHKGHWESTTSSSQVVFPLSADVSSISLSELTEVIKKLSEDEYNLVLKARESVSSANLELNLSSPVEEHSSLGVVGHLEEELVSMNFTKDIFHLQLEECSKLQKELFNQRFQLTDEISMLQGSLAAVQEKNDSLTEELLWCRSEHDAVVCGRDDFCTQLHAAKDEIQELGARAFELQNSLEMSQENLRKQSGDLADCKSSMATLQIENERLNGIISLGVEERKNLEDEKENLLRENQRLLIDLDESQRLMRGLQAEIATLNGDHASMLEESKKLEEEKERLARESEGLSIEVIGLKSSVEALEVEKADLHKSLALVTQEVNKTRNENDHFALESERLSSEVLVLQEQLSIKQKDLLRAEEDLEVKTIRIEQLTEKNLSLSSSLDLYMAKMKELDDKHIQIETSAEEAGNEVKSMEAQGLKGVVDAMGLSEALKNRAIEVSSSVMEKPLSCCQETGSQAGVVMEKFSNEYSEFLGLSRLLKKMEKIVQKLEKAVDSMHSQSTSSSKSGGKAAAAGVSKLIQAFELKTHLDEHEEEDGGEDQPEEDPYSSSQKQIGNLKAICKLLSFDVDNAAALFNGELDGRRAANAMIRELKNQCETLREHSDTLEASAIELGVLYEVLKQRTSSLESDNSLLEAHCEALKQQSTVLREENTELNDKLEECQNRMYNLGSQLHELQQYSNETMSALQSRLESFQTQATDRTVMLQLEWSVLVNEIXETVSKLDEHTSTVSVRNFDGLDISSHVAASVSAAIEVIDNLQGKLEDISKDREAIIGLYKDSNEKLCVLQGKSELAVTLLNSVYSNLRKTVHSSLRSVEPSETQIETEGLHDPLNPINYDALMEQVANILSERLQLGSEIDLLRSQLESRMQEIQELNARCVDMDLIHRFIEDVETVVNVEEVEGFDGPPLSRLGSLISFLVQKYRDTNEHVVFSRNVIGSKEMELSELQDRLMQSSSLNLQHENEILILKESLSQAKEAINVAQTQLHDKIVELEQSEQRVASLREKLSIAVAKGKGLVVQRDSLKQSLADTSSELEKCSQELQLKEARLLEVEIKLGTYSEAGERVEALESELAYIRNSANALRESFLLKDSLLQKIEEILEDLDLPEHFHAKDIVEKVEWLARSVSGSSLPLADWDQKSSVGGPHSDAGFVIMDPWRDDMQPGSNSVDDLRRKYDELQGKFYGLAEQNEMLEQSLMERNNLVQRWEEILGKINLPSQVKSVEPEEKIEWLCNSFSEAENDRASLLKKIDDLESYCSSLAADMEESQRRISDLEADLKEVSDGREQFSESLGILSENHEKLSEKALQLEHENEKLKTEAFDLHQTLAELAGNEETIWTTEREIRRLQEVVGDVLNDHITEDVDNGRSSIAVLEDLLQKLIEKFTALRSTESVLADATDMHTEKADATAIGQRAMDTLGGEEPGIMVPKKQLEEALSELMQVKQERDSYLEKSESLFHEVAALGKRGDELQGLLNQEEQKTASLREKLNVAVRKGKSLVQQRDNLKQNIEETNSEMDHLKAEISRRESILAEYEHKIKDLSSYSGRVEALESEILFLRKSSEENELSWQNKGSTLSAILSTLADMDVGSEVNASDPIERLRQIEQLCHELRRAIASSEQESKKSKRAAELLLAELNEVQERNDSLQEEITQVASELSKLSQIKNAAEAARLQAISRYESLSSVHNEERRKLFSEFTKMKSSLELLWKVFSDYNGLLADVLSEDYEILHNLGTAMEYSLGKIDAIDVIGPMKSSSLPAVSNHAKKDKYFYINTGSDSETLNQFVDEDLPEIWSFFENQLQQFSSGIVSLKEDLHKHSSAFQEQASSLSKMLTVINREIIGQKESSEVTERDVERLKSTHREKDKEISFLRRGMTLLCEACSSSLAEIENSQAALLGKNLATVDSRTNLDFLHGGFSADDTRFSSEEFLKHFADRLLTSVKNFASVKAEIVDNSQKELKGTIANLQKELQEKDIQKDRICMELVNQIKEAEAAALGYSSDLQSSKSVVHNLEIKIAEMEAQHTLLQKRLKEMQDGQMASTELQERLQSLTDLLASKDQEIEALMQALDEEETQMEYLGKKIEELEKVLEQKNLVVEELEASRGKALKKLSITVNKFDELHHFSVSLLAEIEKLQAKIKEQDSEVSFLRQEVTRCTNDVLVSSRLSNNRNAEDFFEFLTCIETLVPGLPLHDVSDKKSIQVSEYKELLRKKIETIVSELEDLRAAARSKDALLLVERSKVEDLTRKGETFERSLREKESQLNLLQGGEDSRQPSSVTSEIVELEPVINKWAVTPTPSTRQVRSLRKANNDQVAIAIDEDPTSSSRLEDADDDKVHGFKSLTTSRIVPKFTRPLTDMVDGLWVSCDRTLMRQPALRLGIIVYWAVLHALLASLVV from the exons ATggacaagaacaagaacaggaCTGACCTTCTTGCGGCCGGGCGTAAAAGG CTTCAACAGTTTCGTCAGAAAAAGGATGGGAAGAGCAGCTCTAGCCATGGAAAATCCTCAAAAAAGCTTGGTAAATCCGAGCAGAATGAGACTGATCCTGATGTCATGCCTACTTCCTCCACACCTCCGACAGTAGTGCACAATGCTGAGGTGGAGAGTGGTTCGCAACTCCCAGAATCTGAGGTGGGTGCTGAGCACAGAACAGTGCCACAAGGATCAGAGGATGCTGCAGCTTCTCCCGATGTCTCCATTGCAACTCATGGTTCAAGTTCAATTCCCCCATCAACTGCCTCTAACGGCAGAGAAAGCGAATTTGCCCAAGTTGCAGAATCTCCCGAAGCTGTGTCAGTGACAACTGTGGATGAAGAGCTTGGTGCTGATTCCTCAAGCCTAAATGAAGGGGAAAGCACAGGAAGAGAAATGTTAGAAGTGCTAGATTCTAATGCAAAAATGGCACAGACCAATACCTTCTTCAGTGTTAGTGACATTCTGCCTGCTAATATAGGCGATGCCTCGGAGGGGACAACTGCTTTGGTTGGGAGGGAGATGCTAATTGGGGAAAATCAAAAGGAATCACCTAAAAGCAAGATGCTAAATGGTGAAAATCAAGAGGCTCTGGTGCTTGAACATAAGCATGATGTGGATGTGCCATTGATACATCAGGAGGTCGTTCAGGCATCAGAT GACGCTGATGGTTTGGGTATGGAGCATCATGATGGAGGTGAAAACTTGGAGCTTGAAGGCAATCATACATCCTCTATGCCTGAGCCTGGCGAGAGTTTTGCAAAGCTGACCCCTGGAGAAGTCAAGGAGGCAGCATCTGCTACGGGTGAAGTTGTTGAGGCAGATATAGTGCATGCTGAGCCTTCTGCCAAAAATGAGTCAGATGAGTTAACCGCTCCTTCTTTGCCTGCATCAGACCCACATCAAGTTCTGGATATTACTCCAGAATATCCAAACCAGCAGGAAGAGCAGGTAACTGATAATGGCAACTCAAACATGTCATTGGCATCTGGTGAACAGGGCGTCTTTGAAGATGAACcagataatgatgatgtgaaGGCTGCTAAATCTAGTGAGGGTTATCAACAGCATTATGCATTAGTGGGATCTATAGAGGATAAAGACATGAGCCATAAAGGGCATTGGGAAAGTACAACAAGTTCGTCACAGGTGGTCTTCCCTCTTTCAGCGGATGTGAGCTCTATTAGCCTCTCAGAGCTTACAGAGGTGATAAAGAAACTTAGTGAAGACGAATATAATTTGGTGCTTAAAGCAAGAGAATCAGTTTCTAGTGCAAATCTAGAGTTGAATTTAAGTTCTCCAGTTGAAGAGCACAGCAGTTTGGGAGTTGTAGGACATCTTGAAGAAGAACTGGTTTCAATGAACTTTACGAAAGATATCTTCCATTTGCAGCTAGAGGAATGTTCCAAGTTGCAGAAAGAACTTTTTAATCAGCGGTTTCAGTTGACTGATGAGATATCTATGCTCCAAGGTTCACTAGCTGCTGTTCAGGAGAAGAACGATTCTCTCACTGAGGAGCTTCTGTGGTGCAGGTCTGAACATGATGCAGTTGTTTGTGGGAGAGATGATTTCTGCACTCAACTTCATGCTGCAAAGGATGAGATTCAGGAGTTGGGTGCAAGGGCATTCGAATTGCAGAATTCACTGGAAATGTCACAGGAAAATTTGAGGAAACAATCAGGAGATCTGGCTGATTGTAAGAGTTCAATGGCGACTTTGcagattgaaaatgaaagattgaATGGAATCATTAGTTTGGGGGTTGAGGAGAGAAAGAATCTTGAGGATGAAAAAGAGAATCTTTTGCGTGAGAATCAGAGGTTGTTGATTGATCTGGATGAAAGCCAGAGACTGATGAGAGGTCTACAGGCTGAAATTGCAACTTTAAATGGAGACCATGCTTCCATGTTGGAGGAAAGTAAAAAActtgaggaagagaaggaacGTCTTGCTCGAGAAAGTGAAGGATTAAGCATAGAGGTAATTGGTTTGAAGAGTTCAGTGGAGGCCTTAGAGGTCGAGAAGGCCGACTTACACAAGTCCCTTGCTCTGGTGACACAGGAGGTAAACAAGACAAGGAATGAGAATGATCATTTTGCCCTTGAGTCTGAGAGACTTTCATCTGAGGTCCTTGTTCTTCAGGAGCAGTTATCTATAAAGCAGAAGGACCTACTGCGAGCTGAAGAAGATCTTGAAGTAAAAACTATTCGCATTGAACAGCTGACTGAGAAAAATCTTTCTCTAAGTAGCAGTCTTGATTTATACATGGCCAAGATGAAGGAATTGGATGACAAGCATATCCAAATTGAAACATCAGCTGAGGAAGCTGGTAACGAAGTCAAATCTATGGAAGCACAAGGTCTAAAAGGGGTAGTTGATGCTATGGGCCTTTCTGAAGCTCTCAAAAACAGAGCTATTGAAGTGTCATCTAGTGTGATGGAGAAACCACTATCTTGCTGCCAGGAAACAGGAAGTCAAGCTGGAGTGGTTATGGAGAAATTCTCTAATGAATATTCTGAATTTCTTGGCTTGAGCAGactgttgaagaagatggagaaaataGTTCAAAAACTTGAGAAGGCAGTTGATAGTATGCATTCTCAATCGACATCCTCAAGCAAGTCGGGTGGTAAAGCGGCTGCAGCTGGAGTGTCAAAACTGATCCAAGCGTTTGAGTTGAAGACACATCTTGATGAACATGAGGAAGAGGATGGGGGTGAAGATCAACCAGAGGAAGATCCTTACTCTTCATCACAGAAGCAGATAGGAAATCTGAAAGCAATATGTAAGCTGTTGAGTTTTGATGTTGATAATGCTGCTGCTCTGTTTAACGGAGAACTGGATGGTAGAAGAGCTGCCAATGCAATGATTAGGGAACTAAAGAATCAATGTGAAACTTTGAGGGAACACTCTGACACTCTTGAAGCAAGTGCCATCGAATTGGGAGTTCTGTATGAAGTGCTGAAGCAAAGAACATCCAGCCTTGAATCAGACAACAGTCTACTTGAGGCACATTGTGAAGCCTTGAAACAGCAGAGCACagttcttagagaagaaaacactGAGCTTAATGATAAGCTCGAGGAGTGCCAAAACAGAATGTACAATTTGGGAAGTCAGTTGCATGAGTTACAGCAATACTCAAATGAAACGATGTCTGCATTGCAAAGTCGGTTAGAAAGTTTCCAGACACAGGCCACTGATAGGACAGTAATGCTCCAGCTAGAATGGAGTGTACTTGTTAATGAAA GTGAAACAGTTAGTAAACTAGACGAGCATACCTCTACTGTCTCAGTTCGAAATTTTGATGGCTTGGACATTAGCAGCCATGTTGCTGCTTCTGTTAGTGCTGCCATTGAAGTGATTGACAATTTGCAGGGAAAACTGGAAGACATTTCCAAGGATCGTGAAGCAATCATTGGGCTATACAAGGACTCAAATGAAAAGTTGTGTGTTCTGCAGGGGAAGAGTGAATTGGCTGTAACTTTACTGAATAGTGTGTATAGTAACCTTAGAAAAACTGTACATTCTTCACTGAGGTCTGTGGAACCTAGTGAGACTCAGATAGAAACAGAGGGACTCCATGATCCATTAAATCCAATTAATTATGATGCTCTTATGGAACAAGTGGCCAACATTCTCAGCGAGAGGCTGCAACTTGGCTCTGAAATTGATCTTCTCAGGTCTCAACTGGAGAGCAGAATGCAAGAAATCCAGGAACTTAATGCCAGATGTGTCGATATGGATTTGATTCACAGGTTTATTGAAGATGTTGAAACTGTAGTAAATGTTGAAGAGGTGGAAGGCTTTGATGGACCTCCTCTATCTCGTTTAGGGTCATTAATTTCTTTCCTTGTTCAGAAATACAGAGACACGAATGAGCATGTGGTATTCTCTAGAAATGTAATAGGATCAAAGGAGATGGAATTGTCAGAATTGCAGGACAGGTTAATGCAGTCAAGTTCATTGAATCTTCAGCACGAGAACGAAATCCTTATTCTGAAGGAAAGCTTGAGCCAGGCAAAGGAAGCAATTAATGTGGCTCAGACACAACTTCATGATAAAATAGTTGAGCTCGAACAATCAGAGCAGCGAGTGGCTTCCTTGAGGGAGAAACTTAGCATTGCTGTTGCCAAGGGGAAAGGTCTGGTTGTGCAACGCGATAGTTTAAAGCAGTCCCTGGCTGATACCTCAAGCGAATTGGAGAAATGTTCGCAGGAGTTACAGTTGAAAGAAGCCAGACTTCTTGAGGTAGAGATAAAACTTGGGACCTACTCAGAGGCAGGTGAGCGTGTGGAAGCTCTGGAATCTGAACTTGCGTACATCCGTAACTCAGCCAATGCATTACGGGAATCTTTTCTTCTTAAAGACTCATTATTACAGAAGATAGAAGAGATTTTGGAAGATCTAGATCTGCCTGAGCATTTCCATGCAAAGGATATCGTTGAAAAGGTTGAATGGTTGGCAAGGTCAGTTTCTGGTAGCTCTTTGCCTCTTGCTGATTGGGACCAGAAGAGCTCAGTTGGTGGTCCCCACTCAGATGCTGGTTTTGTTATTATGGATCCCTGGAGAGACGACATGCAGCCAGGCTCAAATTCTGTAGATGATTTGCGAAGAAAGTATGATGAGCTCCAAGGTAAATTTTATGGTTTGGCTGAGCAAAATGAAATGCTCGAGCAATCATTGATGGAGAGGAACAACTTGGTTCAGAGATGGGAAGAAATTTTGGGCAAAATTAATTTGCCTTCGCAGGTGAAGTCTGTGGAACCAGAGGAAAAAATCGAGTGGCTATGCAATTCATTCTCAGAGGCTGAAAATGATAGGGCTTCTCTACTGAAAAAGATTGATGACCTTGAAAGCTATTGCTCTTCACTTGCTGCTGATATGGAAGAATCACAGAGGAGAATATCTGACCTTGAGGCAGATCTTAAGGAAGTCTCTGATGGGAGAGAGCAATTTTCTGAAAGTTTGGGGATACTGAGTGAAAACCATGAGAAACTATCAGAGAAGGCATTGCAGCTTGAACATGAGAATGAAAAACTGAAGACCGAAGCCTTTGATTTGCACCAAACATTAGCTGAGTTGGCTGGAAATGAAGAAACTATTTGGACAACCGAACGAGAGATTAGAAGATTGCAGGAAGTGGTTGGTGACGTGTTGAATGATCATATTACAGAAGATGTGGATAATGGCAGATCTAGTATTGCAGTTTTGGAAGATCTTCTGCAAAAACTTATTGAGAAGTTCACTGCCCTTCGATCAACAGAATCCGTACTTGCTGATGCAACTGATATGCACACTGAGAAGGCTGATGCAACAGCCATTGGGCAAAGAGCGATGGACACATTGGGTGGAGAGGAGCCTGGCATCATGGTTCCAAAGAAGCAACTGGAGGAGGCGCTGAGTGAATTGATGCAGGTGAAGCAGGAGAGAGATAGCTACTTGGAAAAAAGTGAATCGTTGTTTCATGAAGTTGCAGCACTAGGTAAAAGAGGAGACGAGTTGCAAGGATTACTTAATCAGGAGGAGCAAAAGACTGCATCTCTTAGAGAGAAGTTAAATGTTGCTGTTAGAAAAGGTAAGTCGTTGGTGCAACAACGTGACAATTTGAAACAGAACATCGAAGAGACAAATTCAGAAATGGATCATTTGAAAGCTGAGATCAGCCGCAGGGAATCTATTCTTGCAGAGTATGAACATAAGATTAAAGACCTATCCTCTTACTCAGGTAGGGTTGAAGCTCTTGAGTCTGAGATTCTGTTCTTAAGGAAGAGTTCGGAAGAAAATGAGCTTTCCTGGCAGAATAAAGGCAGTACTTTGAGTGCAATTTTAAGTACTTTAGCTGACATGGATGTGGGTTCAGAAGTAAACGCCAGTGACCCCATCGAAAGATTGAGACAGATTGAGCAACTGTGCCATGAGTTACGTCGAGCCATTGCTTCTTCGGAACAAGAGTCAAAGAAATCTAAAAGGGCAGCAGAACTACTCCTTGCAGAGTTGAATGAGGTTCAAGAGAGGAATGATAGTCTACAGGAGGAGATAACACAAGTAGCCAGTGAGCTGTCCAAACTTTCTCAGATAAAGAATGCTGCAGAGGCTGCCAGACTCCAAGCTATTTCACGTTATGAAAGTTTATCTTCTGTTCACAATGAGGAAAGGAGGAAGCTGTTTTCTGAGTTCACGAAAATGAAATCTTCCTTAGAACTTCTCTGGAAGGTTTTCTCTGATTATAATGGCTTACTAGCTGATGTTCTGTCTGAGGATTATGAAATACTACACAATCTGGGAACTGCCATGGAGTATTCTCTTGGAAAAATTGACGCTATTGATGTGATTGGGCCAATGAAGTCTAGTTCTCTTCCTGCTGTTTCCAATCATGCTAAAAAG GATAAGTATTTCTACATTAATACTGGGTCAGATTCTGAGACTTTGAACCAGTTTGTTGATGAAGATCTACCTGAAATTTGGAGTTTCTTTGAGAATCAACTGCAACAATTCTCTTCAGGGATTGTTTCTTTAAAGGAAGATCTCCACAAACATTCTAGTGCATTCCAAGAACAGGCCAGCAGTCTTTCCAAAATGTTAACTGTTATAAATAGAGAAATTATTGGCCAAAAGGAGTCATCTGAAGTGACTGAAAGAGATGTAGAACGTTTAAAGTCAACTCACAGAGAAAAGGACAAAGAGATTTCTTTCCTGCGCCGTGGCATGACCTTGCTTTGTGAAGCATGCTCCAGTTCCCTtgcagaaattgaaaatagTCAAGCTGCTTTGTTAGGGAAGAATTTGGCCACTGTAGATTCAAGAACAAACTTGGATTTCCTCCATGGGGGATTTTCTGCTGATGATACCCGTTTTTCATCAGAGGAATTTTTGAAACACTTTGCTGACCGACTCCTAACAAGTGTGAAAAATTTTGCCTCTGTGAAAGCCGAAATTGTTGACAACAGTCAGAAAGAATTGAAGGGTACAATAGCAAATTTACAGAAGGAGCTTCAGGAGAAAGACATCCAGAAAGACAGGATCTGCATGGAGCTTGTGAATCAGATTAAGGAAGCTGAAGCTGCTGCTTTAGGGTATTCATCAGATCTCCAATCTTCAAAAAGTGTGGTCCACAACTTGGAGATAAAAATTGCAGAAATGGAGGCTCAACATACCTTATTGCAGAAGAGATTAAAAGAGATGCAAGATGGGCAAATGGCATCAACAGAATTACAGGAGAGGCTCCAATCGCTGACTGATCTTCTAGCTTCTAAAGATCAGG AAATTGAGGCCCTGATGCAAGCACTTGACGAGGAGGAGACACAGATGGAATACTTGGGCAAAAAGATCGAAGAGCTAGAGAAagttttggaacaaaagaaTCTGGTTGTGGAAGAACTTGAAGCTTCTCGAGGGAAGGCTTTGAAAAAGCTTTCTATAACAGTGAATAAATTTGACGAACTTCATCATTTCTCAGTTAGTCTTCTTGCTGAGATTGAAAAGCTTCAAgccaaaataaaagaacaggATTCTGAGGTGTCTTTCTTGAGGCAAGAGGTCACGAGATGCACCAATGATGTTCTTGTGTCATCTCGGTTGAGTAATAATAGAAATGCCGAAGACTTCTTTGAGTTCTTAACATGTATTGAGACCTTGGTACCTGGGCTACCATTGCATGATGTCAGTGATAAGAAGAGCATCCAGGTGAGTGAATACAAGGAATTGCTTCGGAAGAAGATTGAGACTATTGTTTCTGAATTGGAGGATTTAAGGGCAGCAGCTCGTAGTAAGGATGCCTTGTTGCTGGTAGAAAGAAGTAAGGTAGAGGACTTGACACGCAAAGGGGAGACTTTTGAAAGGTCTTTACGTGAAAAGGAATCCCAATTAAATTTACTTCAAGGTGGGGAAGATTCAAGGCAGCCATCCAGCGTGACTTctgaaattgttgaacttgaaCCGGTG ATAAACAAATGGGCTGTGACTCCTACTCCCAGCACCCGTCAGGTGCGCAGTTTGCGTAAGGCAAATAATGACCAAGTTGCCATTGCCattgatgaagatcccactagcAGTTCTAGGTTAGAAGATGCGGACGATGATAAAG TCCATGGTTTCAAGTCACTTACGACATCAAGAATTGTCCCGAAATTTACAAGACCTTTGACAGACATGGTTGATGGGCTCTG GGTCTCTTGTGATCGGACATTGATGAGACAACCTGCTTTACGGCTTGGCATTATTGTATATTGGGCTGTATTGCATGCACTACTTGCTTCTTTAGTAGTATAA